The sequence gaattttaacgtcATATTTATAACATAAATTTAACTCAAATAATCTTTAGGGCACCAAAGGCGATAGATATCCCATCACATTTTCCCTTCCATTTCTGTGTGATGGGTGCCCTTCCTCACCGTATTTTCCCTCCCTATTTCGTTCGACAGGTGTCCGTCATCAGATATGGCAGGTGATGATGTATGCAAATGCTCTGAATTAGACAGATCCAGGTTAATCCCAATGCGACTCTACTTGTTATTAGTTGATTGCTTCCATAATCTGTTGCCATCAGAAACTTTTTGGACGTTCCCCTCCATCCAGGGATTTGAGATGAATAAACCGATAGGCAAAGAGCATTTGTATAAAAGGGCCATATTATTAGTGTGCTTCATATGGTAGCACACTTTTAATTCAATTATCTGTCGAAGCAGACGGTTAAAATAAAATCTGCTTTTGTAATTATAAAGAAATTTAAGTCGATGACAGCTTTCGTAATTAAACAGTTTTAGAATATAGACAAtaaaggtgcactgtaggcattatttcagTCATTTTACTGTACCAACGTTCGTATTCTGTTTCTTTCACCTTGCTTCCCACCATCTCCCAACAATTTTTTCTTACTACGCCTTGTTAACCTTTTGACTCAATTTCCCtgtcagcgatgaatgacctcacaggttccagctcttggcctttgttCATTTGTAACTTGTGATGACAAGACTGAAAATTTACCTTATGTTACATTGGTAATGAAGTTCCAtttaaaaattagagaaaatatgtacatatgttttgatatatattatatatgtatatgtatatatatatctatatatatatatatatatatatatatatatatatatatatatatatgtgtgtgtgtgtatatatatatatatatatatatataatatatatatatatatatatatatatatatatatatatatgtatatatatggtatatatatatatatatatatacctatatatatatatatatatatatatacaggcagtccctggttatcagtagGTGCTGAttagcgaaaaccgccattaacaaccaaaaaactcggcgatttatggcacttatggcaccaataatCGGTTAAtgacacctctgttaggtattttTTGGCACCATAACTCTTATTATCGGCACTTATGGCTGATAACTGGAACTCGGGCGCATTATGTTGCCATAAAGCGCAGATTTTATGGTACcaaacaagtgccataaaaccagatcactgtTAACCAAGTCCGCCAGTAACCgagaactatatatatttatatatatatatatatatatatatatatatatatatatatatatatatataatcagattgCCCAATGTTTCCAGGCTGAAAAGCTGCTACCAGAATTCTTCTTGATAAAGACACCAGTCTTCATTTTCCCagtgttttattttcaaatgcgAGGAAACGGATGAAATTTTCCACCGGGTTCCATCCATGCCTGTGACAAATCACTCCCAGATTGTCAAGGGTCGTCCGTATGAAAACAAATGAGAAACCTGTCGCAGTTGCCGTTTACAAAAGTTGGTCCGAAAAGTTCAAGAGAAACTGACGCATAAACTAGACGAAAAGATGAGACTCGTTTATTTTCGGTCAGTCCGTTTCGAGAACCGTGAGTTCATTTTTTTGTTCAAGTTTGTCATTTCCAGTCATGACTCATCTCAACTATGTGGCTTTGATTCCAGTTTCGGAAAATCATTAAACAAGATTTTGGCAAAGGAAGGCGACGATTTTGCCAGTGGTAATGTAATGCACTAAATCCTTCGTTGAAAGTTGCGAATGTTGACCAAATTGCGAACAGTTTAGTGAAGTCAGCCGTTTGGGGAAGAGTTCATGGATATGTACACAGGcgcgcatacacgcacacaaacacacacacaatatNNNNNNNNNNNNNNNNNNNNNNNNNNNNNNNNNNNNNNNNNNNNNNNNNNNNNNNNNNNNNNNNNNNNNNNNNNNNNNNNNNNNNNNNNNNNNNNNNNNNNNNNNNNNNNNNNNNNNNNNNNNNNNNNNNNNNNNNNNNNNNNNNNNNNNNNNNNNNNNNNNNNNNNNNNNNNNNNNNNNNNNNNNNNNNNNNNNNNNNNNNNNNNNNNNNNNNNNNNNNNNNNNNNNNNNNNNNNNNNNNNNNNNNNNNNNNNNNNNNNNNNNNNNNNNNNNNNNNNNNNNNNNNNNNNNNNNNNNNNNNNNNNNNNNNNNNNNNNNNNNNNNNNNNNNNNNNNNNNNNNNNNNNNNNNNNNNNNNNNNNNNNNNNNNNNNNNNNNNNNNNNNNNNNNNNNNNNNNNNNNNNNNNNNNNNNNNNNNNNNNNNNNNNNNNNNNNNNNNNNNNNNNNNNNNNNNNNNNNNNNNNNNNNNNNNNNNNNNNNNNNNNNNNNNNNNNNNNNNNNGAGACGCTAGGACCTCACGGGCAAAGGAGAGCCCGACCTCCTACAACCAGGTATTCTCCCCCGCAAGGTCGCGGGAGGTCGCCCCCTCAGCGCACCTCTGGGGGCGAAGGCTACGGCGAAGCTTATCTGGAGTGGTCGGAATACGGCGTCCGTAAGTTGTACTCTGAgagctgttttgtgtgtgtgtgtgtgtgtgtgtgtgtgtttaatgtggGCTGGTCTGTGAATAGAAGCACATTTTGATGACgttatttctaattatttgtaCGAGCTCGTCGTTTTCCCGCCTAATGTTACGTTTGTCTCCAAATCAGTCTTACCTCGTAGCATTTCAAGTCCCGATTTCCTTTTTGAGTATTGTACGTAGCCaattacagtgtgtgtgtgtgtgtgtgtgtgtgtgtgtgtgtgtgtgtgtatatatatatatatatatatatatatatatatatatatatatatatatagagagagagagagagagagagagagagagagagagagagagagagagagagagagagagagagagagagagagagagagagagagagagaaatagatggACTATGTTTCCGGCACGGAAATGGAGCTTTCATGTCAGGAACTCGACTGCAATGGAAATTTCGTTTTTTGGCAAGTCGTAGCTATTGAAATCCTTGCTCCAGCGGGAATGAAAAGTGGCACGAAGACGTGGCAAAAGGCGTAGGAACAGCAGCAGGGGCGTTATTAATGCATTGGTCATTTGAAGGCGCGAAggaaggaaaggggaaaaaactaGAAACCGTTTACGATTTTCAGAAGCAATTTGCCAACTTTACGTTCGTCCATTTTCTGTGTATCACATCTGGATAGTCATAGAAAAACGTGTTCttggttttttttccatcgtAATATAATTAAATCATTTGGTACAAAATTGTAATATCGTGGAATAGGTTGTCCGAAATCGTAGCTCGAGGCTTATGACAACTAATTTCAAGTGGATGTAATTTAAGTTTTGCTGGACGAGTGAATTTGTAGCTTTTGTTTATCGCTCTTGTTTAGGTGATGAGGAAGCTGTATTTACAATAGAATCGGTCATTGGAACATACACATGCTTATCATAACTCTATTATTTATCAAATTTCGAagctttataattttttatttactaaactaACCgaaaataatttaccttcatgAAAAGTGATTAATATACTATATTCTCGATACTTTACAAGTCTTGATATTTGAACTGGATGTAGAATACGGATTTAAAACGTATGTTGTTCATGCTTTTCCTTTTATACTTTAATTTGCTGAGGGGATATCCTTCAGTCCGTTCATTCTTTCAATCTCATCATAAAATCATATCATAACCTCTTCCCAAGATCACTCATCTTTTTCGAACGTGAAGCTAAAAGTTTAGCAACGATATTACGCTAACACAGGTGCATACCCTGACATAAGTGAATCAACCATCGTGATTTTGAAAAACGAACACAATTCTCAACTGATCATCTTTCCAGGCTGCACTTGCAACGAGTGCGGGACTCGGAACTGTCAACACTTCACCGGCAAGTGCGAGTGTTTCCCGAATGTGGACGGAGAGGACTGTGATCGCTGTGCTGCAGATCACTGGGGCTTTGCATCTTGCCAGGTAATAGTACTAATACGATCAAGAAATCTAGAAAATTCACATTTTTTGGACTTGCAGtgtaaaacaaaataagatataAGGAAATTATCGCCTTCTTGTGAGGTTTAGATTATAGCTGTACAGAATatatgttcactttttttttttttttttttttttttttttttttgcatattgagGTTACTTACAGTACTAATACGCTCATGAAATTGAGAAAATTCACATTTTTGGACttgcagtgtaaaaaaaaaagttttaagggAATATATTAATGTCATCTTGTGATGTTTTAGATTATACCTGTAcataatatatgttaactgaatttatttttgaataGTGTAGTTTTGTTCCCTGTAGGCAGGACTAGGGTCGCTCATCCACAGACCTGAAAATGTCCCGCTAGTTTTGTCTAATATCAAGAGCGGTTTGAAATTTGAACACATGGCATCGTTATCCTTTATTTTAGGTTGTGGTTCAAAATAAGAAGTATTTTGTACGTATTGTAAAACATGTGTTGTGCAATTTGAATTTAAGCCTATATCTTATTCACCAACGCAGGGCTGCCAACCGTGCCAATGCGGAATCGCAGCCGCCAAGAGCCAGTGTGACGAAGGGACCGGTCAGTGCATATGCAGAGATGGCGCAACAGGACAACGATGCGAATTATGCAAACCGGGCTACTGGAACTACACACGCCACGGATGCCAAGGTGAGAATAATTCCAGTGATTTTACCACGAGAAACGTATAAAAATAACACGCATACAAAATTTAACGCCGTTTGAAAATGCAAAACAGATATTGCTCCCAATTTCATCTCTGTTTAGAGACGGACTAATAAAATATCCATTAACTATTCTATTGTCCATGATAAACTCTCACACTTGAATGAGTACCACGGCcacaaagagaagaagaagaagaaaagagttttttcatttaaaagggTTATTCGCGCATTGTTTTTAGAAAAATGgctgctttttaaaaaaaaatgtagaacaaTAAATTAATCCTGACACTTGGCTTGTAGTAACTTGATGAGTTTATTAACATCTGAGTAAAATACAGCCTAAGAGATGTAGGGCTGCCATACACTGATTTTACAATGCTGGAAAAAGAtcaccttttttatatatacattctaaaCATATATCCTGAAAATGAATGCAAAACAATTACTATAGTATTTGATTCTGCGGAATTTGTTTCGTCGAACATTGCAAATGAACCTTCGTCAGAGACGTATTGTTCTTCCAGCTTGCACGTGTCAGGAAGGGTTTCAGCGTTGGTGTAGGGTGCAACCCACTGACTGGCCAGTGTTCCTGCTTACCCGGCGTTGTTGGAGCAAACTGTGATGGATGCCCCTACAGGTATTTACAtagtagatatatacacatagatatacagTCATTATATTTGCTCTTAAATACATACCGTATGTCAATAATTCCATTGTACCATCTCGGGCATACAAACAcatagcatcatatatatatatatatatatatatatatatatatatatatatatatatatatgcatttgtgtgtgtttattttctctcttttgtgcTTGGGAGGGAATTTTTTATGTACAGTTAATCATATGTCATATCAATATCGATTTTGCTATAACTTACGGGGAACTTACATTAGAAAGAGGATGATATAAATGTACCCATCCTAACCAGAATTGAAGCCCATATCGCTTATGGAGCACCGACAATTCCGCGCCAACAATTGCGCACATGACAATGCAGCTTAGTGACAATTCAGCATGCATGACATTTCAGTTTAGAAACAATTCAGCTTAGGGACAATTCTGCGTATGATGATTCAGGGCAAGGAATTCAGCACAAAGACAAtttgcgaaataaaataaaaccatggaaaactaagaaaacagtgatcaaattaattttttttttttttgatacatattgaattttaaaagtagacaaaatatttatttagatgacgtactataaaatattcctgtacaaaaatattcatactaatttatattttgtaagtattctaaTTTGTTTGCTCGACTCCCATATTTACTAAATAAGGTTTTTATTGCCTTTAGCTGTACtctgataatttgctttttttctggaATCGCCGTGAACAGCTCCGATTCTCAGTATCCTTTTCTCAGCATTGTCTTgttccaatttcaaaaactctACAAACTTATAAAAGGTCGGATGGTTATAACCCAATGTTAACTGGAGACTTCGGTGCCACCCTTCTAACGAGTTATTGGTCTTTGGTAGGTCTCCCTGCACCCGATCAAAAGTAGTCCATAACTCAGGTTTAAAAACAGCATCTCTCCTGCGGCATCCGATGGGGCGACCAATCCACGTATCCTGAAAATAATTCATGAACTCTTCCAATTCAGGAGGCATAACATCTTGCAAAGATTCAAATACCTCGCAATTATCATCAGCTGGCACAAAAGCTAAGGCTACCAACATCTTACAATGTGTTCGAATATGCTCCTCGCTTATATATAACTGTGTAAGATTTAAAGCCTGTATTTTCCGCCATATGCACTGAGCGAGATGAAAAAGCAACCACTTATTTGCGTGcttcaaacacatttgaaaatgcGATTtgaaagccttttcaaaatcacaaAGCATAGAATCGGGCGTCATATCCAGggctaaattcaaaatttgtcCTTAATGCCCTTTCATATGAATCCTGTGTTTTATTTtgcaaaagtatatatatcactGGGACAACACATCCTTCACAGAAtacatgaataacataaaattggTGGAAAAGTTCAATATTCTTTACAGTCGAAAAAATGAATATTCTTTTGGTATCTTCAGCACCAGAATCATACAATAAGAAAGGTTCCCCACTGTGCGTTACACGCAAATGGTCAGGTAATACAATATCACTGACACTATCAGGTGCTGGAATTAGGTCACCACCTCTTTTTCTTCGACATTGAACACTTCGTTGCAGTGTAAAGTatacttatactctgtttttttccatctgtccatccgcctgtggtgtttttgtatggtaacactgtgtctcgggctttagatagttacattcagcttacattcaacgattataatgatatcctatttcgaatattaacggcgtaattcgcatacagtaaattattaaaacactttcagttgcaaatgtacacccagatatccttttatttacctaaaactttcacatagcgtaactatctaaagcccgggacgcagtgttaccatacaaaaacacacaggcggatggacagatgaaaaaaaacagagtataggtagtaAAACCGTGGCTTCTTCTGGCAAAGAAACTTGAGTTTCTTGGATTATTCGTCTTGAACATCATTAGAAGAAACTAGTCCGTTCACGAAGATCTGAAACCATTTTATTCATTGCTGATGTTGCTGGCTGCGGCATATGAGTATAGGTCATAACTTCTTCCCATGAACTTCCATTAACATGAATTATACCTCTGCATGTGTCTTGTGTACAACGCCAGGACTTTTCATTGCGAAGTTTTTTATCTAAAGgataacaaaatcatttaatagaATGTGATCACGGCCTTTCTCTGGTAAAATCAGCTCCATGGGGCTTTTTTTAGTTCTAGCTCAGCGAATGATTGTAAAAAACTACActccagaaaaggaaatacatccagTCCGAGTTTAGAGGATACCAGTAACAATTATTCGCTTGTTGTCAAAGCATAAATAACAACCGTAAATTGTTCGATGGTTGAAAGTGTAAACAATCTTTGATTATTACCAGTACTTTAAACTGCaagttgtaagtttttttttctgtcgccaaataagaaataaattagtataattttcaatatcttatttcaataaatatatttcattttttagtttcaaagatgataaaaaaaacaaaaaaaactatttgatcactgttttcttaattttccatgctttagctctatttcgccaaattgtctttgagctgaatcgtcatgcgctgaattgtctctaagctgaattgtcatgtgctgaattgtcggcgcggaattgccggcgctgaattgtcctgcgcggaattgtGGCCGTCCCCACGATCGCTTATGGCTGGTACAcgaagactatactctgttttttttcatctgtccatccgcctgtggtgtttttgtatggtaacactgcgtccgggctttagatagttacgctaagtgtacgttttaggtaaataaaaggatatctgggtgtacatttgcaactgaaaagtgtaatttactgtatgcgaattaaacacctttaatattcgaaataggatatcataatcgttgaatgtaagctgaatgtaactatctaaagcccgggacgcagtgttaccatacaaaaacacaacaggcggatggacagatggaaaaaaacagagtatagtcatttaATGCATTCAGTTTGAATGTCTAAACACCTAAGAGAAACTTTCCATGGGGGggaagatggtggcctgaatataGAGAAGCAGGGATTTAGAGCATGCCAGCATATCACTAAGTAAATTTCATTTAGAAACTAGAATAATTAAGTGGTACTgctgtgaaaataaaattagccTTTTGTATGATTACTTAACAATCCTCTGAGAAAAATGATCTAGTTACGTAGTTATTGTATTGACAAAAtttacaattattagtacaaatttgtacACAGGAACATAATACAATATATTCTAAGAGACAGTAATCTCTTTTTCTACACTGATTAGCATGGATGAAAACTTATTGAGTCTATCTGAACAAAAGacactttaagaaaataaataaacagaaattaaaaGTGTACAAgataataaaatgtcaaaataagtaaaaactatTGATGTAATGCTTGACTGATTTAGGAAGAGACAGTAACCTCTAACTTTTGAGGAAGGCTACTTCTGTCCGTAGCGTTTCAACATAGAAATCGCTCTCATTTTGCTCTTCTTAGGTGGGTACTGATTGAGGGATATGGCTGCCAAGAGTGCGAGGAGTGTGTTCATGCTCTGCTTGACACTACTGATGAACTTATTAGGCTCATTGAGCCAACGATACTGGAATTCAAGGTATgttttatattcatctatatgtcatcatcatcatcagccgttgtaGTCTACTGTAGGacaggcctcagacatgtcctttcCATTCCCTTCTGTTTTTATGGtcctttctatgccattctatacccgcaaatttccttagctcgtcaatccatcgtcttctcttccttcccctgcttcgtttgcaatctctaggaacCCAGTCTGTTATTCTTtacgtccatctattatctgacattctcattacatgtcctgcccacgcccatttcttttacTTACTTGTTATTAggatatcctctactttagtttgccctcgtatccatgttgctctttttctgtctctcagtgttattcccatcattattctgtCCACACACAAGCAGAGATACATGAATGTTTTTCTGTCCCGAATATAATGAGAAGAATTCTAATGAGAACTTTGCACCCTCTCAAGACCGCAGCGCACAGCTACTTCCTCCACCAATCGTTGAGCGCCATCAATTCGACAGTGCACGAGCTTCGACCACGGGTCGATCTGATGGACCTACCCCAGGCTGAGACGCATCCAATTCATACAGCCATCGAGGATGTCTTCAAGACGGCGCAGTCCATTTCTGGCAAGGTGAgtgatgtcattattattattattattattatagtagtagtagtagtagtagtagtagtagtagtagggaaacactctatcgcgagagtatatataatgttctaaagggtccacaataatattgtggaccctttagaacattattattattattgttattattattattattattattattattaaacaaaattgccGTCTGGATGCCGTTGAGTTTGTGCAGTAGTTTCTCAGTCTCGAACGAGTTTCTTTGTATAACAACAACCTAGACTCAGCAGcacctataaaaaaaaagctggttcacttatggtagattcttggatgagcctatGCTGACAAGACGTCTGTTTGgcgaccgctgattggctggtaccggtaGATAGGCAGGGTACCAGCCAATCatcggctgccaaacaaacgtctcgcaggcatagggctcacccaagaatctaccttaagtgaaccagctatagaccGTGTTATTCTgtttaatgaagttttttttttctcgagaaaGGGCCTTCTtccggcatattattattatttattattattattattattattattattattattattattattattattattattattattattgttatatgtttgtgtgtgttttatttttattcttattttatttattgtttggtgGTGATGGGGAATTTATTCTATGggttgtgtgtgttttatattttattttttggtggttgggggggtgggggcgttcGGTTCGTATCATCGTGCACGGGCCGTTGCTAGGAGTTGCTGGTCCCaattagaaaattatagaaagtaAGGCCATTTTTTTATGcctaatataaaaatgatttctcAAGTGAAAAATTTCTGttaatatagtatatgcataacaATGTGGGGACAGTACTTCTTCGGTCTTCATTGCATGTCATCGGTAGCGGTTTATTCCTCTTAGAACAGAGAAAATGAGAATTTCGCAAAAAAGTTGTCAGAATTTTTTGACGAAAGTTTTGCCAGAGGTTGATCGTAATCAGTAATGAGGACCTTTCGCGGGTGAGATTCTTCAGCCTCGTTTCGTTTGTGCTTTCTATAAATAGCCTAGGCCTAGGCTTTCTAGGCTAAAAGAAACTGAAATCATACGAAACCATTTCCATAGAGTTTGGTAAACCAACCAATTTTTTGCACTTGAATTACTTCTGCTTTTCTTAAAAGTTAGAGGTTACTATAAGTTTCTTCTTAAATCAATCAAGCATTACACCAATTGTTTTCCTTagttataaattttttatcatcttgtacactttttatttctgttttatttagtttcttgaaGTGTCTGTGCGACTGGAGGTTATTTCAAATGTTCCAAACACAAGAAGCTGAATCCATATGCACCATCGATGTAAATTTGGTAAACAATTTCcataattctgtaaaaaaaaaaaaaaaaaaaaaaaaagtcacactgGAGGACGTTTCCTCCTCTTAACCTGTAAGATTTCATTTGGATTCTGACAGCTAAACCGTTTTTTGGTCGATGAAAATGTGTGCTAAAGAGATATGATGTTGGCAGAGGCATGCACTCTGTTAAGTTTGGGAGCGTTTTGTACGTTCGTTAGTCCATCCGCCTTGGTTACGCGGTATGCGTCTTGTGTTAAAACCCAGATCTATGCAACTGTTTGTATAAACGAATCATAATTTATCAGTAAGTGTTCACGTAGAATCATGAGCTATAGAAACCTTAAAACTTACAATTCCTTGTTCCGTGACTATCTCATCCCCGTAGGGAGCTGTtgctgccagtgcacctcatgctgtgcactgtaggcatttcttaaggttctttgcagcgtgcggcccctagctgcaacccctttcgttccttttactgtacctcctttcatattct is a genomic window of Macrobrachium nipponense isolate FS-2020 chromosome 31, ASM1510439v2, whole genome shotgun sequence containing:
- the LOC135206823 gene encoding laminin subunit alpha-like gives rise to the protein MWTERTVIAVLQITGALHLARAANRANAESQPPRASVTKGPVSAYAEMAQQDNDANYANRATGTTHATDAKLARVRKGFSVGVGCNPLTGQCSCLPGVVGANCDGCPYRWVLIEGYGCQECEECVHALLDTTDELIRLIEPTILEFKTAAHSYFLHQSLSAINSTVHELRPRVDLMDLPQAETHPIHTAIEDVFKTAQSISGKANILYDRADEASTNSFAVFNDALAVQKHVDDAFSSARSVIGEINRLVMVWRLAQVHNLSKQFTKPKTLWIGCDSAISVPFGG